The proteins below are encoded in one region of Malaclemys terrapin pileata isolate rMalTer1 chromosome 20, rMalTer1.hap1, whole genome shotgun sequence:
- the LOC128826627 gene encoding beta-2-glycoprotein 1-like isoform X2: protein MEGMREEGIEEEAGTGGLKATAERRFPAGAAGGRGTDGPSLCPARREEPAEGTGQTCQRTCTQDRDCSGRRQCLCDGACGLSCVTPGRTCPWPVQIDNAETRLAQASRGFGALMEVTCQPGFRLSKGEGVALSRCQGDRKWSLTAPCERDLTPASFCSPPPETDNGFYSGASYSAGGEVRYKCKRGYRLEGPETIRCQENQEWSGPAPTCRPVFCPPPGDITEGYLVAVEKPQYRAGELVYYLCKRSYLLDGTNRVTCRGNGTWSPRPFCRARCLVPAQRSRVLYQGRKLWIHEIPQGQVQHGEIVTFYCRSQNQTQTQTQSCSYQAPVRCFDGLLPLPACYDEPTWLQYQFFPKRVVSEIRPC, encoded by the exons GCACAGATGGGCCCAGTCTCTGCCCAGCCCGGAGGGAGGAGCCAGCGGAGGGAACAGGCCAGACCTGCCAGAGGACCTGCACCCAGGACCGCGACTGCTCAGGCCGCAGGCAGTGCCTGTGCGATGGGGCCTGCGGGCTGAGCTGTGTGACACCCG GCCGGACCTGCCCATGGCCCGTGCAGATTGATAACGCCGAGACGCGTTTGGCCCAGGCTTCCCGTGGCTTCGGGGCCCTCATGGAGGTGACCTGCCAGCCGGGCTTCAGGCTGTCCAAAGGGGAGGGAGTGGCGCTGAGCCGATGCCAAGGGGACAGGAAGTGGAGTCTGACGGCACCCTGCGAAC GGGATCTGACCCCGGCATCCTTCTGCAGCCCCCCGCCAGAGACCGACAATGGCTTTTACAGTGGCGCCTCCTACAGTGCAGGCGGGGAGGTGCGGTACAAATGCAAGCGCGG GTACCGGTTGGAAGGCCCAGAGACCATCCGATGCCAGGAGAACCAGGAGTGGTCTGGACCTGCCCCGACCTGCCGCC CCGTGTTCTGCCCGCCCCCCGGGGACATCACTGAGGGCTACCTGGTGGCGGTGGAGAAGCCTCAGTACCGGGCCGGGGAGCTGGTCTATTACCTCTGCAAGCGCAGCTACCTGCTGGATGGCACCAACCGGGTCACCTGCCGGGGCAACGGCACCTGGTCGCCCCGGCCCTTCTGCAGAG CGCGCTGCCTGGTGCCGGCCCAGCGGAGCCGTGTGCTCTACCAGGGCCGCAAGCTCTGGATCCACGAGATCCCACAAGGGCAGGTCCAGCACGGGGAGATCGTCACCTTCTACTGCCGGAGCCAGAACCAGACGCAGACCCAGACCCAGAGCTGCAGCTACCAGGCCCCCGTGCGCTGCTTCGATGGCCTGCTGCCCCTGCCGGCCTGCTACGACG AGCCCACGTGGCTGCAGTACCAGTTCTTCCCCAAGCGGGTGGTGTCCGAGATccgcccctgctga
- the LOC128826627 gene encoding beta-2-glycoprotein 1-like isoform X1: MPHGAPLLLLLLLPWGSHCTTGTDGPSLCPARREEPAEGTGQTCQRTCTQDRDCSGRRQCLCDGACGLSCVTPGRTCPWPVQIDNAETRLAQASRGFGALMEVTCQPGFRLSKGEGVALSRCQGDRKWSLTAPCERDLTPASFCSPPPETDNGFYSGASYSAGGEVRYKCKRGYRLEGPETIRCQENQEWSGPAPTCRPVFCPPPGDITEGYLVAVEKPQYRAGELVYYLCKRSYLLDGTNRVTCRGNGTWSPRPFCRARCLVPAQRSRVLYQGRKLWIHEIPQGQVQHGEIVTFYCRSQNQTQTQTQSCSYQAPVRCFDGLLPLPACYDEPTWLQYQFFPKRVVSEIRPC, translated from the exons GCACAGATGGGCCCAGTCTCTGCCCAGCCCGGAGGGAGGAGCCAGCGGAGGGAACAGGCCAGACCTGCCAGAGGACCTGCACCCAGGACCGCGACTGCTCAGGCCGCAGGCAGTGCCTGTGCGATGGGGCCTGCGGGCTGAGCTGTGTGACACCCG GCCGGACCTGCCCATGGCCCGTGCAGATTGATAACGCCGAGACGCGTTTGGCCCAGGCTTCCCGTGGCTTCGGGGCCCTCATGGAGGTGACCTGCCAGCCGGGCTTCAGGCTGTCCAAAGGGGAGGGAGTGGCGCTGAGCCGATGCCAAGGGGACAGGAAGTGGAGTCTGACGGCACCCTGCGAAC GGGATCTGACCCCGGCATCCTTCTGCAGCCCCCCGCCAGAGACCGACAATGGCTTTTACAGTGGCGCCTCCTACAGTGCAGGCGGGGAGGTGCGGTACAAATGCAAGCGCGG GTACCGGTTGGAAGGCCCAGAGACCATCCGATGCCAGGAGAACCAGGAGTGGTCTGGACCTGCCCCGACCTGCCGCC CCGTGTTCTGCCCGCCCCCCGGGGACATCACTGAGGGCTACCTGGTGGCGGTGGAGAAGCCTCAGTACCGGGCCGGGGAGCTGGTCTATTACCTCTGCAAGCGCAGCTACCTGCTGGATGGCACCAACCGGGTCACCTGCCGGGGCAACGGCACCTGGTCGCCCCGGCCCTTCTGCAGAG CGCGCTGCCTGGTGCCGGCCCAGCGGAGCCGTGTGCTCTACCAGGGCCGCAAGCTCTGGATCCACGAGATCCCACAAGGGCAGGTCCAGCACGGGGAGATCGTCACCTTCTACTGCCGGAGCCAGAACCAGACGCAGACCCAGACCCAGAGCTGCAGCTACCAGGCCCCCGTGCGCTGCTTCGATGGCCTGCTGCCCCTGCCGGCCTGCTACGACG AGCCCACGTGGCTGCAGTACCAGTTCTTCCCCAAGCGGGTGGTGTCCGAGATccgcccctgctga